The following nucleotide sequence is from Coffea eugenioides isolate CCC68of chromosome 10, Ceug_1.0, whole genome shotgun sequence.
CTCTTAAGTGGATAAGGCAAATCACTGAAGCCAAGCCAAAGAATATTTGTCATGGTTTTCAATAGTGGCTCATCAGTGCCACTCAGCTCTGAACTCAAGCTATTACATGTCATTCTCCATTCACGTTCAAATCTTTTGGATGACATGACACCAGCCAAGGCAACGAGTGCTAAAGAAAGTCCTCTGCATTTCTCAGCAAGTTCACGAGCTAAAACTTCAAGGCCTTTAGGACAACGTCCACTCGGAAATTGTTGAAATGCCTTCTTGCAGAAAAGGTTCCATGCATCATTCCTTGCTAGTCCATTGAGGTAACAAACATGGCTTTTGATCCCAATAGTAAACAAAGCCACATTCTCTCTTTGACTTGTTAGCATAATTCGACTTCCGACTCCTTCATTTGGAAGGGACGCATTGATTGCTGTCCCAAGCTGAATGTTTCACACATCATCCAACACAAGCAGATACCTTTTTAAGCAAAGATAGTTGGCCAGCATTTCAATTAGCTCTCTGTAGTTCAAGGAATTGACATCCTTTGGAACTGGTTCTGCTGGTGACTTGTAGAACTGTTTGATCATGTTTCTAAGTAATCTTGTTGTGTCATATTTCTGTGAAACAGTAATCCAAGCATGGCAGTTAAATTGCTGTTTCACAATCTTGCTGTTATAGGCCTTGGCAACCAAAGTAGTCTTGCCAGAACCACCCAAACCAATAGCAGAGAAAATAGAAAGTCCAGAATTTTCATTCTGCAACCATTCTATAATCAGTTTGAGATCACTCTCATATCTAATAAAATCATCATCTTTCATGAAAAGAGAAGCATCTGCAAGAGTCTGCTTCTGATCCTAGTTGAAATCATCAACATCAGAGCTGCTTCCTTCTACGCTATCAATCCCATAACGTTGCCTTCTTTCAGAAATGACTTTGATCTTGTGGTTGATCTTCTCCAACTTTTTGGCAAATTGATGCTTCTTGTACAAGTTCTTGGGAAGATGTATAGTTTGATGCATCATTCTTGAGACTCTGTGACGGTCAATATGGTCTTGAGTAGCTGTTGTTGTTGACTTTTAGCATAATTTTCAAATCCCACATCGGTGGGATTTGGTTTGGAAGGGTGGCTTGAGAGTTATAAATTAACTCTCAAGCCTTCCCAATTTGTACACCAaaatttgtatttctttttaaaAGCGGGTCGTTTTGGTGGTGCTCGAAAATTAGGCAAAATTGGCTGAACACCGTTATCAATTTTCGGGTGCGTTCTTTCtttatctcttttatttattccgCATTTATTTGGTAGTTTCTTTTCAATTGtagtatagtattcaatatatttgtcggatttatttgtagtgttttataCGGTTTTTTTGGGTGTATTTTCTTATTCGTGTGTACgtactatttatgtatacacgggTCTGATTGTGATAATATACCGTGCACGTAAATTTTGTCATAGGAGACTAGATTTTAAGTGGGACCGCTTGTGACCCATCCAGTCTTTACTGAAAATTTATTTAGAATGGTAATTTTATCTAAGGAGATTGTTTTAAcgatttttcttgaaaattattGAATCGGTTTAAATCACTAGTTaaatttttgagtgaaaaattaCTCGATTTtcccaacaagtggtatcaaagGCGAAGGTTCGTCCTTTGGCTTGTTTGTAATTTGTTATATTGAATACTATTATTTCAGTCTGTAATGGCATCAGACGATTCCACGTCAAGAATTACATCTGGAGCATCGATTTCCTCTTTCACATGGTCGAGAACTCCAATGTCAAGTTTGAAGCTGGCGGTGGAGAGATTTGACGGTACTGGTCATTTCGACATGTGGCAAGACGAGGTCATAGACTCCCTTTTCCAACAGGGTCTTGACATTGccattgaagaaaaaaaatcagatgACATAGAAGAGAAGAAGTGGAGTACTATAAATTGGTTGGCATGCGAAACTATTCGATCGTATTTGTCTAGAGAGCAAAAGTATCTTTCAAGAACGAGACTTCTGCATGGAAATTGTGTAGGACATTAGAGGAGAAATTTCTGAAAAAGAGTGGTCAGAATAAAGTTCTTATGAAGAAAAGATTGTTCCGATTCGATTACCAATCAGGTACTATTATGAATGAACACATCACTATGTTTAATCAGTTAGTAGCAGACCTGTTAAATTTAGATGTGAAAtttgaagatgaagatttgGCTTTGATGTTGTTGTTATCCCTTCTTGATGAATTTGAACATTTGGAATCTACGTTACTTCATGGGAAGGAGAATGTGTCTTTAGATGCTGTATGTTCTGTTTTGTATAGTCATGAATGAGAAAGtaggataaaatgaaaaataaagtaGCTACAGCAGATGAAGCGTTAGTGGCAAGAGATCATCAACAAAACCAATCAAATAGGAGAAGAGAAAGGTCCAAATTGAAAAATAGAGTTGTCAAAGATGAGTGTGCTTTCTGTCATGAGAAAGGGGACTGGAAGAAAAACTGTccaaaattgaagaagaaagggaaagatCTGCAAGACGTAAATGTTGCAGAGTGTAAAAGTGATgcaaaatcagatttctctttggCTGTATCATCTTCAACATCCCATCATGATGAGTGAATTTTTTATTCAAGTTGTATCTACCATATGTCTCCCATGCGGGAGTGGTTCTTTgaatttgaagaatttgatgGTGGAATTGTTTACATGAAAATGACAATCGATGTAAAACAGTTGGGATAAATTCAATCAAGTTGCGTAATTATGATGGATTCACCAGAATCTTGAAGGATATTCGGTACCTGCTGAATTTGAAGAGGAATCTCATTTTCTTGGAGTTCGTGGAGTCAAAaggcttagaaatgaagatacgATATGAAATTCTTAAAGTAATTTCGAGTGCATTTATAATGTTGAAAGGTGTGAGAAAGAATAATCTGTATTACTATCAAAGTAGTACAGTTGTTGGGATAGCAACAGCAGCAACATCTTTCAGTAGCAAGAAAGATGCGGAGGCAACAAAGTTATGGCACATGCGATTGGGACACGTTGGTAAAGAATCCTTGCAAAATCTTGCCAAACAAGGATTGCTGAAAGGTACGAAAGCTtacaaattagaattttgtgagTGTtctggaaaaataaataagagtGAAATTTGGTACATGCATCTATAATATCAAGGGCATTTTGGATTATGTACATTTAGATGTGTGAGAACCTGTCAAAACTCCATCCCTTTGAGGCGGGTACTATTTTGTCacttttattgttaattttttcaGAAGAGTTTGGATATTTACTATGAAGAACAAGGATGATGTGTTAGGAATTTTCCTTAAATGGAAAGTTTAGGTTGAAAATCAAACGGGAAGAAAGATCAAGGTTCTCCGAACAGACAACGGTGGAGAATACAAGAATAATTTCTTCCAAGAGATATGCCAAGAGTGTGGCATAATTCGACACTTCACAGTTAGAAGAACACCGTAGCAGAATGGGGTGTCAGAACATATGAACAAGACACTAGTGAAGAAAGTACGTTGCATGTTGTCTAATGTTGGGTTAGGCAGAAAGTTTTGGTCTGAGGCTGTAACATACACTCAACATCTCGTTAATCGCTTGCCATCATCTGTAATCCGTAGCAAGACTCCATTAGAGGTATGGTCTGAAAAACCTATCTCGTTAATCGCTTGCCATCATCTGCAATCCGTAGCAAGACTCCATTAGAGGTATGGTTTGGAAAACCTGCAACAGACTATGATTCTttgcatattttttaatttactgCATATTATCGTGTAAATGAATCAAAGTTGGATCCACGAGCAAAGAAGTCTCTCTTTATGGGATTTAATGCTGGAGTTAAGAGATACCGTTTGTGGTGTCTAGAAGCAAAGAAGACCATTATCAGCAGGGATGTTACCTTTGATGAATATGCCATGTTGAATAAGGTAACACAAGATGGGACCAGTGGTACTCCGCAACAGGTGGAGTGTACGCCGAAACAGGTGGAGTTTAAGCAAATAATGGTGAACCCAGCAAATAGCACCATCAATGACTCTCAAATGGCAAAAAAGGAGTCAGATGAAGAAAAGATTTCTACACAAAAACCTCAACAGCAACAAGAGTCAATTGCCGTCAATAGGCCAAGACGAGAAATTCAAAAACCTACTCGTTTTGTTGACATGGTAGTCTATGTACTTCCAGTTGTTGATGATGTTTTATTCAAATTTTTTGAAGCAGTTCGAAATATAGAAAATGGTAGATGAAAATATgctatggaagaagagatgcaatctCTTCAGAAGAACAAGACGTGAAAGTTGACATAAGTACCAAAGAGCAAGAAGACAATTggatataaatgaatatttgtaaagaaagaAGGATTTCCTGACAAGATTGATGTTCACTACAAGGCGAGATTGGTGGCTAAAGGATACGCTTAGAAGGAGAGAGTTGATTATAATGAGATATTTTCTCCAGTTGTTAAACATTCCTCTATTAGAATTTTGTTGGCCTTGATAGTACAGTTGAATTTGGAGTTAGCTCAATTTGATGTGAAGATCGCGTTCCTTCACGGTGACTTGAAGGAGAAAATCTGTATATCTCAACCAGATGGATTTAAAGTTGCTGGTAAAGAAGATTGGGTTTGTAAGCTGAGTAAATCGTTGTATGGATTGAAACAATCATCGAGACAATGGTACAAACGATTTGACTAATTCATGATGGGCCAGAAGTACACAAGAAGCAAATACGACCAATGTGTGTATTTGCACAAGTTACGAGATGATCTCTACATGTACATACTcttgtatgttgatgatatgCTGATAGCGTTAAAGAGCCAAGTTGAAATTGACAAAATGAAGACTTAGTTGAATAAAGAGTTCGAGATAAaggatttggaaaaaaattaagaagaTTCTTGGCATGGAAATAAGTAGGGATAGAACGAGAAGCAAGATTTGTCTAACACAGAAACAGTATTTGAATAAGGTACTACAACGTTTTGGTATGAATGGAGATTCAAAACCTGTAAGTACTCCGCTTGCTCCTCATTTGAAACTTAGTATTTTATTATCTCCAAAAACGATGAAGAGCGAGCATACATGACGAAAGTCCCATATGCTAATGCAGTTGGTAGCTTGATGTATGCAATGGTGTGTACGAGACTCGACATTTCACAGGCAGTTAGTGTGGTAAGcaggtttatgcatgatccGGGTACGGGTCATTGACAACATGTGAAATAGATTCTACGGTATATTCAAGATACTGTAGATGTTGAATTAGTATTTGAGCAGGATGAATCACTTGGTCAATGTGTAGTTGGATATTGTGATTCTGACTATACAGGTGACTTGGATAAACGACGTTCGACAATTGGTTATTTGTTCACGTTTGCCAAGGTGCCAGTTCACTGGAAGTTTACTTTGCAGTCAACAGTGACTTTGTCTACAACAGAGGTAGAGTATATGGCGATTACCGAAGCTGTGAAGGAGGTAATTTGGCTTCAAGGATTGCTTGAAGACTTGAGAGTTGGTAAAAAACACATTGATATATTTTGTGACAGTCAGAGTGCTATTCACTTAGCGAAGAACCAGGTCTTGCACGCAAGAACGAAACATATTGATGTTCGCTACCATTTCGTGTGGAAAATTCTCGAAGAAGAGGAGATTTTTCTCCAGAAGATTCCGACTACGGAGAATCTTGCAGATATACTGACCAAGGTGGTTACAAGGTCCAAATTTGAACACTATTTAGACTTGGTCAACATCCTGCACATTTGAGTTGGCGCCTAAGAGCGCAAATTTGGAGGCATCACAAGAACCGTTTGCTATTTTTGTTTGTATGAGAAGATTTGTATTTTTTAGATGGCACTAGAAATTATGCCAAGGTAGAGATTTGTTGACTTTTAGCATAATTTCCAAATCTCACATCGGTGGAATTTGGTTTGGAAGGGTGGCTTGAGAGTTATAAATTAACTCTCAAGCCTTCCCAATTTGTACACCAAATTTTGTATTCCTTTTTCTCCCAAAATTATTAAAAGCAGGTCGCTTTGGCTGTGCTTGGAGATTAGGGAAAATTGGCCGAACTCCGTTATCAATTTTCGGATGCGttctttccttatctcttttatttattccgCATTTATTGGTAGTTTCTTTTCAATTGtagtatagtattcaatatatttgtcgggtttatttgtagtgttttataCGGTTCTTTTGGGTGTATTTTCTTATTCGTGTGTACgtactatttatgtatacatGGGTCTGATTGTGATAATACACCGTGCACGTAAATTCTGTCATAGGAGACTGGGTTTTAAGTCGGACCGCTTGTGACCCCTCCATCATTTTCTGAAAATTTACTTGGAATGGTAATTTTGTCTAAGGGGATTGTTTTAAcgatttttcttgaaaattactGAATCGGTTTAAATCACTAGTTGAATTTTTGAGTGGGAAATTACTCGATTTCCCCAATAGTTGTGTGATAAATGAAGTCATCTATGATGTCTTCTACATCATAGACCATTGTAGTTACATTTGCCACCCAAGATTGTTCCCCTGCTGTTTTGCTTCTCTTTTTGTCAGCATCTTCCAAGAAAGATCTCATGCTTGTCAACTCATCTTTGAGTTCATTGAGTTGATCTTCAATTCCTCCAATCAAGGATGCTTCATTCCGTATAAAAGAAATTATCTTTTTGATCAAAAGGTCTGCTGCAACCCATGCCATGTTAGTTGCTGGCTTTGTTATCTCTCAAGTTATTTCTTTCTTGTTGTGGAGGCACTATGGCAATGGAAGCTAGGACTTTAACAGGCCAATGGCCACAACTTctgttattaattttatttgaCGAAATTGCTGCACAGTTGCTGAAATCTTCACAAAATTTTAGTTTAGTCCCTAAATCATGAAATGATGCATTTTGGTACTTGATTTTTTGAATAACTAGTACATGATTCTTATTTTGCGCCGTCTTACAATGGTCAAAAAGACCATATGATCTTTCATTTCTGCCTTATAAAATGCTTCTTTAAGAACCTCATGatttttttcaatgaaaattgtgGCAGGACAATTCCATGGAGTTAGAATTTGAAACCTTAACTATCCAATGGCATCATTCCATGCTTCAGTGACTATATTGAGATTTTCTAAACAATTTAGGGACCAAAGGctaattttccctttttcatgaaaataaaatatgtttATCAAGTGCTTTATGCAAAATGTAGCAATATCCAAGTTGTAGTAGGACACGATGTGGAAGTAATATGATATTCttcatatatatgtatatatatataaaattgagTTGGTTGAATGAATATACTATTCCCATTTCCCGCTGTAATTAGTTGGATCtgattttgaaaagtttgactTGGATTTTATTTTAGGGAGAATTGTAATTTTGGTCCCTAATTTATAGTGTATGCACGGAATTATCctattttgaaaatcaattttggtccccaatctaTTCAATTTTGCGCTAAAGTGGACAATTGACGGAATCTCTTCAATTTCAATCGGAATTAAGTCACGTGAGATTACGTGCCAGCACCTAAAAcccctttttcaattttttaatttctaaaacacATTTTTTCTAGTGGCTTGGCTTTTGGCATGGACACTCCTGTCCCTTTAGCCACATCAATCTCTTCCTCGCCaattcttttccaatcaaaattcTGAATTACAGATCCCAAGGTCAAACCCACCACCCGTTGTGCTAGGCCAGAACCAGGAAAAGATCTCCTTCCCATCCCAAATGGAATCAGCTTTGATGACTGAACCTGCAAGCCTTTGAATCTCTCTGGCTTGAAGCTTGTTGGATCATCCCAAACGTTTAGGTCCCTGTGAACTGCCCATGCATTAACTAGCAAAATTGTGCCTTACAAAATATTGTATCCCCCAATTTTATAGTTATCGGACGACTCATGTGGCACTAGCATTGGTGCTGCTGGTACAACCGAAGTGTTTCTAAAATAATATTATGAAGATAAGGAAGATTGGATAGATCATGTTCGTCGACCAATCGATCAGCCCTACTTGAGTATCCAATTCAGCTCGAGCTTTCTCTAGCACCTTGGGATGGTTGAGCAAAAGAGACAAGGCCCATTCTATAGTCACCGATGAAGTGTCTATTCCAGCCGTAAGCATGACCTACCAATAATATACTAGTGGTTCAATTGAATGCTCATTCCAGTTCAACGGTGAAGAATGGCTAATAGGGAAAGAATATACTTACCAGTATAATCCCTTTGATGATTTGTCCGTATAATCCCTTTGATTTCCAATTATTATTATCCGCTCTTCTCTCTTGGctgcttgcttgcttgcttaTGTAGTAGTACTGCTGCTGCTCTTGTTGTTTGTGCAAGAGAGTTGAACTGGGTCCGTTTCTGGCGTTGATTGCAGATTATCTCCATTACTAATGGAGGCAAGAATGAGACTTGGACTTGGAGGCCAAGTTGAGCTTCTTACTCGTGCTGTGGGTTCTGGGGATTTGAAGGCGGCGGCCAACAAGAGAAGTAATTTGGATTGTGAGATTACCCCTTTCATGTCTTTGTTTAATAAGACAAAAGGCAAGAGAAagctgaaaatattaaaaaacgtgttttagaaattaaaaatttgaaaaagggGTTTCAGGTGCCGGCACGTGATCTCACGTGACTTAGTTCTGATTGAAATTAAAGAGATTCTGTCAATTGTCCACTTTAGCGCAAAATTGAATAAattggggaccaaaattgaTTTTCGAAATAGATTGGGGATAATTCCGCACATACACTAtagattggggaccaaaattacaattctccctttattttatttttttttggtgtattGTGGCAAGTGTTTCATCATTCATGTATGATGCAACTTGCATTTCACAGTGTATAAAGTATTCTTGTAATAGTATATCCAACATATATAACAAAATcagaatttaaaattcaaagtCAGAACTCAAAGTTGTATTTCCGACTGAAATATGTAGGGATCCAattagaaaaatatataaacatactAATCTTCATTTTCTTGGTGGTTCCCATTTTATGACATTATGGCAGGTAAACTATTAGAAACacaaaaatttaaatcaaaCCCTTCAAAGTCCAGAACTCAAAGATATATTTCTTACTTAAACAAAGAGGGAACCAATCAGTACATAATATGGACACACTACTGATTTTTGTTCTCTTGGATGCTTCCTTGATATCACAATATGGCAGGCAAACtattaaaaatacaaaaatttatacGTTGACCTAAAATTTCTCTCCTTTCCGTGAATTATTTCTTGGGGCTCAATTGTTTAATCAATTTGCACCAAGATTATTCGATTGACCGAGCGAGGCTTAATCGATTAAGTGATTTGGAAAGTTCGAGGAACCATTCTTGAATCTTCTTAAAGAGAAAAAAACTGAAATCAAATGCAAGAGTAATGCAATTAAGAAATCCCAATATTAATTCTAATTGAATCCAACGAAAAAGAATTAATTTTGGCTAATTTTAACAAAAACTTGTTAAGACAGCAAGAAAAATTAAATACATGTGTTAGGACAAGCAAGAGAAACATGAAAGTCGTTGACACATGAACTGGTCAACCACTATTTTGTTTctataaatattttttgcaaAAATGATTTTGAATGGCAAGTCAAAATAGACTTACACAGAAGATACGACTAGTAGTGAATAGtaatgaggtttttttttttggcttgtcCTCAATACTGAGTTAAAATAAGCATAAGTTCTGTAATTAACTATATAACCATGATATCTCCTCCGTTTTCAACTATCCTCTTGGAGGTTTTGAATCTTccttgaattaaaaaaaaaaatactttctTTATCATTTTGTATCTTGTTAGTCCTGTGACtattgtgtgtatatatatatatatatatatatatatatatatatattgtaattAGTGGTTTGATCTAATTTGAAAAACGTTGACTTGACTATTTTTAGTGTATTATAgtctttttttaattatttttttattctgATGAATAGATAAATATATAACCAGATAAGTGGTTGTGCACTTCCTGAAATGGAAGGAGGCAATGTCCAATGCTATGAACTGTCAATGCACTATGCTCCTATGATAACATAAATTTTGGTGGTTgacctcaaatatacatattttggGTAAATCTTTTATTCATTATTGctaatagtgtatatactagCGGGTCTAAATACATAtcacatatacaaaatttgatgttCATATTCAAATTCAGATGATATGAAATTTATCTAACTCCGTCaatatatacactgatagtataGGAAAAATTGATCAtgtaaatataaataaataaataaataaataaataaataaataaataaataaataaataaataaatatatatatatatatatatatatatatatatatatttatagatTGACTTCATCAACTTATTGGCATGGAACAGGCTGGCACTAAGATGCAACCATTGAGAATCAGATGTTGATTATAGAATTGTGTCATT
It contains:
- the LOC113750412 gene encoding uncharacterized protein LOC113750412 — translated: MASDDSTSRITSGASISSFTWSRTPMSSLKLAVERFDGTGHFDMWQDEVIDSLFQQGLDIAIEEKKSDDIEEKKWSTINWTLEEKFLKKSGQNKVLMKKRLFRFDYQSGTIMNEHITMFNQLVADLLNLDVKFEDEDLALMLLLSLLDEFEHLESTLLHGKENVSLDAVCSVLYSHE